In a genomic window of Thermincola ferriacetica:
- a CDS encoding DUF1002 domain-containing protein yields MFTHFLLRRSISLTIIIVCFFLVPVAVAYADTSQVITFGADLNSEQKALVARKFGVNLQDTAIPLIEVTNAEERRYLQGLVPNKVIGSRAISSAMVEVLPAGSGVTVQTHNITWVTTDMFENAVVTAKVKDARIIAAAPFPVSGTAALTGIFKAFETATGQKLDEESKKTANEELVRTGELGEAIGKEKATELMLKVKERVIADKVTDPEQIKQIIINVAGDLNINLTPAQIDQITQLMQKISKLDLNIRDISSQLQDLKTKLDDVIAQNKEVKSILQQILDALNGLIEKIRAWFGL; encoded by the coding sequence ATGTTTACTCATTTCTTGCTGCGCAGATCTATTTCTTTAACCATTATCATTGTATGCTTTTTCCTAGTGCCTGTGGCTGTGGCTTATGCTGATACTTCGCAGGTTATTACTTTTGGGGCAGACCTGAACAGCGAACAAAAGGCGCTGGTGGCCCGGAAATTCGGTGTTAATTTACAAGATACGGCAATTCCCCTGATAGAAGTAACCAATGCGGAAGAGCGGCGTTACCTGCAGGGGTTGGTTCCCAATAAGGTAATTGGTTCTCGGGCCATATCTTCAGCCATGGTAGAGGTATTACCGGCGGGTAGCGGAGTGACAGTGCAAACTCATAATATTACCTGGGTAACCACGGATATGTTTGAAAATGCCGTGGTTACCGCCAAAGTCAAGGACGCCAGGATAATTGCGGCTGCGCCTTTCCCGGTGTCAGGAACTGCTGCCCTTACCGGAATATTCAAGGCTTTTGAAACGGCTACAGGGCAAAAGCTTGACGAGGAATCCAAGAAGACTGCCAACGAAGAACTGGTCAGGACCGGAGAGTTGGGGGAAGCTATCGGCAAGGAAAAAGCAACTGAATTGATGTTAAAGGTAAAGGAGCGGGTCATCGCTGATAAAGTAACGGATCCGGAGCAGATAAAGCAAATAATCATCAATGTTGCCGGTGACTTAAATATTAACCTGACACCGGCCCAAATTGACCAGATCACTCAATTGATGCAAAAAATCAGCAAACTTGATTTGAATATCCGGGACATTTCTTCCCAGTTGCAGGACCTGAAGACAAAACTGGATGATGTGATAGCTCAAAACAAAGAAGTCAAGTCAATCCTGCAGCAAATCCTTGATGCTCTGAACGGGTTAATAGAAAAGATACGGGCTTGGTTTGGGTTATAA
- a CDS encoding ABC transporter permease, protein MLRILLEAAGEEWTGLLSRKRDLLVLIGGPILYLVLFGFLYWQNVVNHIDTVIWDQDNTSLSRMVTDSFRDTDRFNIVGNVASQEELREALDTGKARAGIVIPRDFMKDVKKQHTSEILVCIDGTNMIISNAVVSSALEVVQTLSAGVSIKTIEGSGVLPEKAQKTVLPISFRPRIWYNPTFSYSNFLLFGLLGTAIQQILLLFTSITLTREKNNRHLAHMNLAETGAYILGKSLPYVVINYANLNFILALLIFGFGLTFKGSVLLTLLLGAVFVTALVALGVFLSIVCKNELEATQTSMLIAVPSFLVSGFTWPLQAMPLPVMILARILPLTYFVNALRDIALKGVGLEVIGSSILYLAGLIVVFYPLSVVTFKRSLSKNIGAPLAGETYTG, encoded by the coding sequence ATGCTAAGAATTTTGTTGGAAGCGGCCGGAGAAGAATGGACGGGGCTTTTATCCAGAAAACGCGATTTATTGGTTCTTATAGGCGGCCCCATCTTATATCTGGTGCTGTTTGGTTTTCTTTACTGGCAAAATGTAGTTAACCATATTGATACGGTCATCTGGGACCAGGACAATACATCTTTAAGCCGGATGGTAACGGATAGCTTCCGTGATACCGACAGGTTTAACATTGTCGGGAACGTTGCCAGTCAGGAAGAATTAAGGGAGGCGCTGGATACGGGAAAGGCCAGGGCCGGTATAGTCATTCCCAGGGATTTCATGAAGGATGTGAAAAAGCAGCATACCTCTGAAATATTGGTATGCATAGACGGGACAAACATGATCATCTCCAACGCCGTGGTCAGTTCGGCGCTGGAGGTTGTCCAGACTCTTTCTGCCGGGGTCAGCATAAAAACCATTGAGGGTTCCGGGGTATTGCCGGAAAAAGCTCAAAAAACGGTACTGCCCATAAGTTTTCGGCCCCGGATATGGTATAATCCCACCTTTAGTTACTCTAATTTCCTCCTTTTTGGTTTATTGGGTACGGCTATCCAGCAAATATTGTTATTATTTACTTCGATAACTTTAACCAGGGAAAAAAACAATAGGCATTTGGCACACATGAATCTGGCTGAAACGGGCGCATATATTTTGGGGAAAAGTTTGCCGTACGTAGTGATTAATTATGCCAACTTGAATTTTATTCTGGCTCTTTTGATTTTTGGGTTTGGGTTGACTTTTAAAGGCAGTGTGTTATTGACTCTGCTTTTAGGCGCTGTATTTGTTACTGCCCTGGTGGCATTAGGGGTATTTTTATCCATTGTCTGCAAAAACGAGCTGGAAGCTACCCAAACGTCCATGTTAATTGCGGTACCTTCATTTTTGGTTTCCGGTTTTACCTGGCCTTTACAGGCTATGCCGTTACCTGTCATGATTTTAGCCCGCATTCTGCCCTTGACCTATTTTGTAAATGCTTTGCGGGATATAGCTTTAAAGGGAGTGGGTCTGGAGGTTATCGGGTCCAGTATTTTGTACCTGGCAGGCTTAATCGTAGTATTTTATCCCTTAAGTGTGGTTACCTTTAAACGCAGCTTATCAAAAAACATTGGCGCTCCATTGGCAGGCGAGACGTATACGGGCTAA
- a CDS encoding HlyD family secretion protein yields MNKKRVALISVALIITIGTLTGFILNRNVHAENGLVVTGTLVGKEVDINSKIPGRIVKLYVSDGQKVKAGQLIAKISDEELLAKKAQAQALVDAAKSQLDQANLAVELQRQVNQTNVNKAMGAYQASVAQLKKARNGARTQEIAQAQASYDLWLKTSQRVHKLYAKGAVAAQKVDEVDTQLKVAEETLKMAKEGARKEDIEAAAAMAESAKASLEQANAGLLQTSLAEMNVAAAKAKYEQALAGLKEVEAYLKDTEIKAPAAGEVSVIYVENGELISTGMPIATITSDDSLWVEVKVRETDLDKVSLHQKVEVELPTGTTYPGEVAWINRKPDFAAKRATGERDDRDILAYGVKVVIKAKVRDAVIGQSVRVNFSR; encoded by the coding sequence ATGAACAAAAAAAGAGTAGCGTTAATTAGCGTAGCTCTGATAATAACCATTGGCACATTGACCGGTTTTATACTGAACCGTAATGTACATGCCGAAAACGGCCTGGTTGTGACGGGAACGCTGGTAGGCAAGGAAGTTGATATCAATTCCAAAATACCTGGTAGAATTGTGAAGCTTTATGTTTCCGATGGGCAAAAGGTGAAAGCGGGCCAACTTATAGCGAAAATTTCTGATGAAGAACTGCTGGCCAAAAAAGCTCAGGCCCAGGCCCTGGTAGATGCCGCCAAAAGCCAGTTGGATCAGGCTAACCTGGCTGTCGAATTACAGCGGCAGGTAAACCAGACAAACGTGAACAAGGCCATGGGTGCCTATCAGGCCAGTGTTGCTCAGCTTAAGAAAGCCCGCAACGGGGCCAGGACTCAGGAAATAGCCCAGGCTCAGGCGAGTTATGACCTTTGGCTGAAAACTTCCCAACGGGTGCATAAGCTTTATGCCAAAGGAGCCGTGGCTGCGCAGAAGGTGGATGAAGTAGATACCCAGTTAAAGGTTGCCGAAGAAACCCTGAAGATGGCCAAGGAAGGGGCCAGAAAAGAGGATATTGAAGCTGCGGCCGCTATGGCGGAATCGGCAAAGGCCAGTCTGGAACAGGCCAATGCCGGTTTGTTGCAGACCAGCCTTGCGGAAATGAACGTTGCTGCGGCCAAGGCCAAATATGAACAGGCCCTGGCCGGATTAAAAGAAGTGGAGGCTTATTTAAAAGACACCGAAATCAAAGCTCCTGCAGCAGGGGAAGTATCGGTTATCTATGTGGAGAACGGAGAGTTAATTTCTACCGGTATGCCCATTGCCACCATAACTTCTGATGATAGCCTGTGGGTTGAAGTAAAGGTCAGGGAGACAGATTTGGACAAAGTTTCCCTGCACCAGAAAGTGGAGGTGGAATTACCCACCGGGACAACATATCCGGGAGAAGTGGCATGGATTAACCGGAAACCTGATTTTGCTGCCAAAAGGGCAACCGGTGAAAGGGATGACCGTGATATCCTTGCCTATGGCGTAAAAGTGGTAATTAAGGCTAAGGTCCGGGATGCTGTAATTGGACAGTCGGTCCGGGTCAATTTTAGCCGGTAG
- a CDS encoding TolC family protein, whose translation MAYQNRRRKTAIILLVILLCGLTAGISMAGQDNNSGNYNLSAFSGFALNGTGNVKDTVYDRAYGTTANKSGKVRKLTLQEAVNLAMENHPEIKAISQDVLMREQDFEKAHYYADKIKDAEDKAEYGEDMLRLLREQLALIPDPNDPAYKPTYDYLTAQIAEIEAALKEAEPYRIDNYENAKIAYLYEKQAETGLKITKLAEKVVRQKISLLVSKQYFDAIKYRKIEEVKKLAYERAVRQAEAAQQSYEVGFRPKDDFLLARAQAELMKADYQKASMEAENAETELKATIGIDQTVKLELAEWKEDSLRPDLERDLKQGLEKRLEIQKAAGELEVAKLGFEIAQKYLGPGTVDYEQAKIGVAKAEIELNRQKTTVEKEIREAYQNLRSTSLMKESVTGTVEKARESASIAEYRYREGYGIPSPILKALNAEDLAGTTVEVLAAEEKLLDIEEKVIEINYSYNLAKANYLFSIGEGL comes from the coding sequence GTGGCATATCAGAACAGGAGAAGAAAAACGGCAATAATTTTACTGGTTATTTTGTTGTGTGGCCTGACGGCGGGCATCAGTATGGCCGGACAGGATAATAATTCCGGTAATTATAATTTGTCGGCTTTTTCAGGATTTGCCTTGAACGGAACGGGAAATGTTAAGGATACCGTATATGACAGAGCTTATGGTACTACGGCTAACAAATCCGGTAAAGTCCGAAAATTGACCCTGCAGGAAGCGGTAAACCTGGCGATGGAAAACCACCCGGAGATTAAGGCAATCAGTCAGGATGTTTTAATGCGGGAACAGGATTTTGAAAAAGCCCATTACTATGCCGATAAGATTAAAGACGCGGAAGATAAAGCCGAATACGGTGAAGATATGCTCAGACTCTTGCGGGAGCAACTGGCTCTGATTCCTGATCCTAACGACCCGGCCTACAAGCCTACATACGACTATCTGACAGCTCAGATTGCCGAAATTGAGGCTGCCTTAAAAGAGGCGGAGCCGTACAGAATAGATAATTATGAAAATGCCAAAATAGCCTATCTTTATGAGAAACAGGCTGAAACAGGTCTCAAAATAACTAAACTGGCGGAAAAGGTGGTCAGGCAAAAGATTTCTTTACTGGTCAGCAAACAGTATTTTGATGCCATAAAATATCGCAAAATTGAGGAAGTCAAAAAGCTGGCCTATGAAAGAGCTGTCAGGCAGGCCGAAGCGGCTCAGCAGTCTTATGAAGTCGGTTTCCGACCGAAGGATGATTTTCTGCTGGCCAGGGCTCAGGCAGAACTGATGAAGGCGGATTACCAGAAAGCCAGCATGGAGGCGGAAAATGCGGAAACGGAATTAAAAGCCACCATAGGAATAGACCAAACTGTCAAATTAGAACTGGCAGAATGGAAAGAGGACTCTTTACGGCCGGATTTGGAGCGGGATTTAAAACAGGGGTTGGAAAAACGTCTGGAGATTCAAAAGGCGGCAGGCGAACTGGAAGTTGCCAAACTGGGTTTCGAAATAGCCCAAAAGTATCTGGGGCCTGGCACGGTAGACTATGAGCAGGCCAAAATCGGGGTTGCCAAGGCAGAAATTGAGTTAAACAGGCAAAAAACAACAGTGGAGAAGGAAATTCGTGAGGCATACCAAAACCTGCGCAGCACATCCCTGATGAAGGAATCTGTTACCGGTACCGTTGAAAAGGCCAGGGAGAGCGCGTCTATTGCAGAATACCGGTACAGGGAAGGATACGGCATACCTTCGCCCATACTTAAAGCATTAAACGCTGAGGACCTGGCAGGTACCACTGTTGAAGTTCTGGCCGCTGAAGAAAAGCTGCTTGACATTGAAGAGAAGGTAATTGAAATCAATTACAGTTATAATCTGGCCAAAGCTAATTACCTGTTTAGTATTGGTGAGGGTCTCTAA
- a CDS encoding TetR/AcrR family transcriptional regulator — protein MRGDTEKLSFKQRQILEREEQILNVARRMFAEKGFYGTNLNDVAAEVGIARGTIYLHFPTKEQLLAAIIRKADEQLMARLSGVIKPLDDPLTKLEKIFRQYLQTCHEYEDLIRVMSHELRRAVGSRLYEEKGNKSVTVLVENTINEAKAKGLVDPEIDTTIASRAFFSVVTVETFKEAREDKNLSVEKIIESALKIYFQGIASRRE, from the coding sequence ATGCGCGGTGATACTGAAAAACTTTCCTTCAAGCAGCGGCAGATTTTGGAACGGGAAGAGCAGATTCTGAACGTTGCCCGGCGCATGTTTGCAGAAAAGGGTTTTTATGGCACCAACCTCAATGACGTTGCCGCAGAAGTGGGGATTGCCAGGGGAACTATTTATCTTCATTTTCCTACCAAGGAGCAATTGCTCGCAGCAATTATAAGAAAGGCCGATGAACAACTGATGGCCCGGTTGAGCGGGGTGATAAAACCGCTGGATGACCCTTTGACGAAGCTGGAAAAAATATTCAGGCAGTATTTGCAAACCTGTCACGAATATGAAGACTTAATCCGGGTAATGTCCCATGAGCTGAGGCGTGCTGTGGGGAGCCGGCTTTATGAAGAAAAGGGAAATAAATCGGTAACGGTTCTGGTGGAAAATACGATTAATGAAGCTAAAGCAAAAGGCCTCGTAGACCCCGAAATAGATACTACTATTGCGTCCCGTGCATTTTTCAGTGTTGTAACGGTGGAAACCTTCAAGGAAGCCCGTGAGGACAAAAATTTATCCGTAGAAAAAATTATAGAATCAGCGCTTAAAATATATTTCCAGGGAATTGCAAGCAGGAGGGAATAA
- a CDS encoding HyaD/HybD family hydrogenase maturation endopeptidase, with product MQKIVVLGVGNILFQDEGVGIHVIQALQKMNLPENVDVIEGGTAGLELLPLIEDYSHMIVVDAVNAGEKPGTLFRFKPDDVTGFPGNIETSVHQLGLLEVLQMGKLIGKLPDTVIIAVQPKSFDWGMELTPELQAKMPQIIDLVFKEIKKINK from the coding sequence TTGCAGAAAATCGTTGTTTTGGGAGTGGGCAATATCCTTTTCCAGGATGAAGGGGTGGGTATTCATGTTATCCAGGCCCTGCAAAAGATGAATTTGCCGGAAAACGTTGACGTTATTGAGGGCGGAACTGCCGGGTTGGAACTGCTCCCATTGATTGAGGATTACAGTCACATGATTGTAGTGGATGCAGTGAATGCCGGAGAAAAACCCGGTACCTTGTTCAGGTTTAAGCCTGACGATGTTACGGGATTTCCCGGCAATATAGAAACTTCGGTGCATCAATTGGGGTTACTGGAAGTGCTGCAAATGGGGAAGCTTATCGGCAAACTGCCTGATACGGTAATTATTGCAGTACAGCCCAAATCTTTTGACTGGGGTATGGAGCTTACTCCGGAACTGCAGGCAAAAATGCCGCAGATAATTGATTTGGTTTTCAAAGAAATTAAAAAAATCAACAAATAG
- a CDS encoding cytochrome b/b6 domain-containing protein, which yields MAKASDHPFPHRFFHMINLISMAMLTVTGFYIHYPFTGGYMWLARFLHFVFMYVILLNLGARIYYAVFGKYSDGREFIITKQDIKNIWPMIKYYLFIGPHVQTGKYNPLQKMSYVVVVFAIIFQGITGFALYWPVALSGVVDFLGGIASVRVIHYGMMWFFIVFTGIHFYLSFTESIAAVKLMMLGIADEE from the coding sequence ATGGCCAAAGCATCTGACCATCCGTTTCCACACAGGTTTTTCCATATGATCAACCTGATCAGTATGGCTATGCTGACCGTAACCGGTTTTTATATCCACTACCCTTTTACCGGCGGATATATGTGGTTGGCCCGTTTCCTGCACTTTGTGTTCATGTACGTTATTTTACTGAACCTTGGGGCCCGGATATATTATGCCGTTTTTGGCAAGTATAGTGATGGCCGGGAGTTTATTATTACTAAACAGGACATTAAAAACATCTGGCCCATGATAAAATACTACCTTTTTATAGGCCCCCATGTGCAGACAGGGAAATACAACCCGTTGCAAAAAATGAGTTACGTTGTGGTTGTTTTTGCCATCATCTTCCAGGGGATTACCGGTTTTGCCCTTTATTGGCCGGTGGCCTTAAGCGGCGTTGTTGATTTCCTGGGGGGCATAGCCAGTGTTCGGGTAATTCATTATGGTATGATGTGGTTCTTTATTGTATTTACCGGTATCCATTTCTATCTCAGTTTCACTGAATCGATTGCTGCTGTGAAGCTGATGATGCTGGGAATTGCTGACGAAGAATAG
- a CDS encoding nickel-dependent hydrogenase large subunit yields the protein MAQKIVIDPVTRIEGHLRVEVEIENGVVKDAWSSGTMFRGWEVLLQGKDPRDATYVTERVCGVCAGSHGWGSSLALDDAFGAQVPDAGRILRNLMLGAMWLHDHPLHFYHLCALDYIDVMAVANYKGNDPGLLAVKDKIVKLVQAGDAAPLTPRYEPDQYCVNDPELATVAVSHYLKALEMQAKAKKMSALFGGKQPHQSSIIVGGVTCYPNPQLVAQFRSLLMEQIEYLENIYYKDVIAFGTGPLLPLAQSGLGGGKPNYLAFGGFPQDSEGKDLFFKRGLILNGNLSQVMEVNIDKITEEAKYAWYAVEEPLTPLKGNTEHKLDKPDAYSFIKAPRYDGEILEVGPLARMMVMQPKAFMDLVEKYKIKPGVVARHAARAVETIMLAHKMVEWLDELESLMNRGEVRIHDTAHWEVPESAQGAGLLEAPRGALAHYIDIKDKKIANYQMVVPSTWNLSPRDNKGNRGPVEEALIGVPVPDPKNPINLARVIRSFDPCISCAVHLIEPNTNEILKFKIS from the coding sequence ATGGCACAAAAAATTGTAATTGATCCCGTGACGAGAATTGAAGGCCACCTTAGGGTGGAAGTGGAAATAGAGAATGGCGTGGTCAAAGATGCCTGGTCCAGTGGTACTATGTTCAGGGGCTGGGAAGTTCTTTTGCAGGGTAAAGACCCGCGGGATGCCACTTATGTAACGGAAAGGGTTTGCGGCGTTTGCGCCGGATCTCATGGCTGGGGTTCCTCTCTGGCGCTGGATGATGCATTCGGGGCGCAGGTTCCCGACGCAGGAAGGATTTTGAGAAACCTGATGCTGGGAGCCATGTGGCTGCATGACCATCCGCTCCATTTCTATCATTTATGCGCTCTCGATTATATTGATGTAATGGCTGTTGCCAACTACAAGGGAAATGATCCCGGGCTTCTGGCCGTAAAAGATAAAATTGTTAAGCTGGTTCAGGCCGGAGATGCCGCACCTTTGACTCCGCGTTACGAACCTGACCAATACTGTGTTAACGACCCCGAACTGGCCACTGTTGCCGTGTCTCATTATTTGAAGGCTTTGGAAATGCAGGCCAAAGCCAAGAAAATGTCTGCTCTGTTCGGTGGTAAGCAACCCCACCAGTCCAGTATTATTGTAGGAGGGGTAACCTGTTACCCCAACCCGCAGTTGGTTGCTCAGTTCCGCTCCCTATTGATGGAACAAATTGAGTACCTGGAGAACATTTACTACAAAGATGTAATTGCCTTTGGTACCGGTCCGCTTTTACCGCTGGCACAGTCGGGGTTGGGCGGAGGTAAGCCGAACTATCTGGCTTTCGGTGGTTTCCCACAAGACTCTGAAGGTAAAGACCTGTTCTTTAAGCGGGGTCTCATCCTGAACGGTAACCTGTCTCAGGTAATGGAAGTAAATATAGACAAGATTACCGAGGAAGCTAAGTACGCTTGGTATGCCGTGGAAGAGCCTCTGACACCGCTGAAGGGGAATACCGAGCACAAGCTGGACAAGCCTGACGCTTATTCCTTCATCAAGGCGCCCAGGTATGACGGCGAGATCCTTGAAGTAGGACCGCTGGCCAGAATGATGGTTATGCAGCCAAAAGCATTTATGGACCTGGTTGAGAAATATAAAATTAAGCCAGGTGTTGTGGCACGCCATGCTGCCAGAGCCGTGGAAACTATCATGCTTGCTCATAAGATGGTTGAGTGGCTGGACGAACTCGAAAGTTTAATGAACCGGGGAGAAGTGAGAATCCACGATACGGCGCACTGGGAAGTTCCTGAATCGGCTCAGGGAGCGGGTTTACTGGAAGCTCCCAGGGGAGCGCTGGCTCATTATATCGACATTAAGGACAAGAAGATTGCTAACTACCAGATGGTGGTTCCGTCTACCTGGAACCTGTCCCCACGGGATAATAAAGGCAACCGGGGACCTGTTGAAGAGGCGTTAATCGGAGTTCCTGTTCCGGATCCGAAGAACCCCATTAATCTAGCGCGGGTAATCAGGTCTTTTGACCCATGCATTTCCTGTGCCGTTCACCTCATTGAACCTAACACCAACGAAATTCTCAAATTCAAAATCAGTTAG
- a CDS encoding hydrogenase small subunit, whose product MSIEKIWAKGVTRRDFIKLCSAAAAALGLSETMVPKFVSAAEKAAKKPPVIWLEGQDCAGCTESFASNLNPGTAEVLLDTISLRYHETLMAGTGDVAEHALEQTLEEGNYILVVEGSIPTVDDRFCVIGGKPFRETLLKTAEKAAAIIAFGTCSAYGGINAAAPTKSVGVQSIVKDKPVINLPGCPGKPSRLVATLLYYLSTGNLPQMDKYNRPLAFYGKLHHDNCPRRGHFEAGHFLTDWNDPKQVDWCLLLVGCKGPKTYTDCPQVWWNDGASYCVNAGSPCSGCTQPEYYAGFAPLYVKQENFMMPGVAGISADTVGKVLGGATAVGLGAHLAGSVAAGRLSKNKRSHNEPLTLKEEKEAVSVKNKSANNQREIAKDHTLKGKGGRD is encoded by the coding sequence TTGTCTATTGAAAAAATTTGGGCCAAAGGTGTTACCCGAAGGGATTTCATCAAGCTCTGCAGCGCTGCGGCTGCTGCTTTGGGTCTTAGTGAAACCATGGTCCCTAAATTTGTATCAGCCGCTGAAAAAGCGGCAAAAAAACCCCCTGTAATCTGGTTGGAGGGGCAAGATTGTGCCGGCTGTACCGAATCTTTTGCTTCCAATCTCAATCCCGGTACTGCTGAAGTTCTACTGGATACCATATCGCTAAGGTATCACGAAACCTTGATGGCCGGCACAGGCGATGTTGCCGAGCATGCCCTGGAACAAACCCTGGAAGAGGGCAATTACATTTTGGTTGTTGAAGGTTCCATTCCGACCGTTGACGACCGTTTCTGTGTAATTGGGGGTAAACCGTTTAGAGAGACATTACTGAAAACTGCGGAAAAGGCTGCTGCAATTATTGCTTTTGGCACCTGCTCTGCATACGGCGGTATTAATGCCGCGGCGCCGACTAAATCTGTCGGTGTACAAAGTATTGTTAAAGACAAGCCGGTTATCAATCTCCCCGGTTGTCCCGGTAAGCCCAGCAGGCTTGTAGCTACCCTGCTGTATTACCTGTCTACCGGCAACCTACCGCAAATGGACAAATATAATCGCCCTCTGGCATTTTACGGCAAATTGCACCATGACAACTGTCCAAGACGGGGGCATTTTGAAGCCGGTCATTTTCTGACCGACTGGAATGACCCTAAACAGGTGGACTGGTGCTTACTACTTGTAGGCTGTAAAGGGCCCAAGACCTATACCGATTGCCCGCAGGTATGGTGGAATGACGGGGCCAGTTATTGTGTAAATGCCGGTTCTCCCTGCTCAGGCTGTACACAACCCGAATACTATGCCGGATTTGCGCCGCTTTACGTTAAACAGGAAAACTTCATGATGCCCGGTGTTGCCGGTATTAGTGCCGACACTGTCGGTAAAGTTTTAGGCGGCGCTACGGCCGTGGGCCTTGGTGCTCACTTGGCGGGAAGTGTGGCTGCAGGAAGGTTATCTAAAAATAAACGTAGCCATAATGAACCCCTTACTTTGAAAGAAGAAAAAGAAGCTGTTTCCGTGAAGAACAAGTCTGCCAATAACCAAAGGGAAATTGCAAAGGACCATACTCTGAAAGGTAAAGGGGGTAGGGATTAA
- a CDS encoding protease complex subunit PrcB family protein yields the protein MRLVRLLTGVILLLTVIGCQPGEGDKVDISKVSDIGFHVLQDKEIPQRIKNFLENNKEIEQAMLVDDDGTFYAVITRGRKNTGGYGVEIEKITLRLVDGNSKLTVYVRYTDPKPGSVVTQALTYPHLVAEVNLKQKPQEIKFDIKTKNQR from the coding sequence ATGAGGTTAGTTCGCCTATTAACAGGAGTGATTTTACTGTTGACCGTTATTGGTTGTCAACCTGGCGAAGGAGATAAGGTAGATATCAGTAAGGTATCCGATATAGGGTTTCATGTGCTGCAGGATAAAGAGATTCCACAGCGGATAAAAAATTTTCTGGAAAATAACAAGGAAATTGAACAAGCCATGCTGGTGGACGATGACGGAACTTTTTATGCGGTAATTACCAGAGGCCGAAAAAACACGGGCGGGTACGGGGTGGAAATAGAAAAGATTACTTTACGCCTTGTTGACGGTAATAGCAAGCTTACTGTTTATGTCAGATATACCGACCCCAAGCCGGGAAGTGTGGTGACGCAAGCCTTGACCTACCCCCACCTGGTAGCTGAGGTTAATCTGAAACAAAAACCGCAGGAAATAAAGTTTGACATTAAAACTAAAAACCAGCGATAG
- the ispF gene encoding 2-C-methyl-D-erythritol 2,4-cyclodiphosphate synthase, which produces MRIGIGYDVHRLVPGRPLILGGVNIPYEKGLLGHSDADVLIHAIMDALLGAAGEGDIGRHFPDSDEAYKGISSLLLLKRVAQVIRDKGYEVNNVDSIIIAQKPKMAPYIEQMVQNIAGILQVNAAGINVKATTTEGLGFTGSGEGIAAQAVATIIKNE; this is translated from the coding sequence GTGCGGATAGGCATAGGATATGACGTACACCGTTTGGTGCCCGGCAGGCCCCTTATTCTTGGCGGAGTTAACATTCCGTATGAAAAGGGGTTGTTAGGCCATTCTGATGCTGATGTTTTAATTCATGCTATTATGGACGCACTGCTTGGCGCAGCCGGGGAGGGTGATATTGGCCGGCACTTTCCCGATTCTGATGAGGCTTATAAAGGTATCTCCAGTCTTCTTTTGCTGAAACGGGTGGCGCAGGTTATTCGTGATAAAGGGTACGAAGTGAACAACGTAGACAGCATTATTATTGCTCAGAAGCCCAAAATGGCGCCTTACATAGAGCAAATGGTGCAAAATATTGCCGGTATTTTGCAGGTTAATGCAGCAGGTATAAATGTAAAAGCTACCACAACAGAAGGTCTTGGCTTTACCGGTTCAGGTGAAGGTATCGCCGCCCAGGCGGTGGCAACGATTATAAAAAATGAATAA